The genomic window AACACTCCGCTGTCTAAATTGAGCGCTCCGTTATATACCGTCGATTTGAAGACCAGGTCGCTGTCTCGCCAAGGCGTGGTGTCCAGGATGAAGGAGTACAGGTAAAACAGCGGCGTGTGCCCGTGCACGACCAGTTCCGGGAAACCGGGCGGTTGCCCCAACCACTCGCGGCTCCAGCACAGTTCCCTCGCGTCTTCACTGATCTGCGCCTCGACGGCCCGCTCAGCACTATCCATCTGGATGTACTGTGGACGGATTCCGGAATGCACAAACAGGCAATTGCGAGCGATGTAGTGGGTCTTGCAGCGACTCAGCAGATCAAGGTGGTCCTGGGGCAGACGCCATTCGTCGCTTTCGAGCAGCGGCGCAACCGCCTCAAAGTGCTTGACCGGATCGTCGTAACGAAACGCCCAAAAACGGCGGGTATCGGCAACGTCGCGGCCATAGGATTTCAGCGTCGCCCAGGTCTCGTTGCTGCGCATCAGACAGCTGACGTCGGCGCCGCGAAAAATCGACTCCGGGAACCCACTCAGGTCGATCTTGGCACCGGCCAGTCGTTGCAGGGCCAGCAGCATCAGCTCGTGGTTGCCCAGCAACACAATCAGCTTGATCCCACGCTGCTCTAGCTGGACCAACTGCTCATGAACACCTCGTGAGTCCTCGCCCTTGGAGGAGAGGTCACCGGTAGACAGCAACGTGTCGCCAGGGGCCAGATCCAGGATTTCAAGCATTTTCGCCAGCGTTTGGCTGCATCCATGGATATCTCCCACGGCTACAAATCGGCTCATCTTGCGGTCACTCCACTACTTCCCTGTTCTGCACCGTCGAATGCAGCATAAGCCGTCGGCGTCTCGCTTCGGTGGCGGGCTGGTTGATTCATCGCCGTAGTATAGATGTTTGCCGCTTTCGAAGTGACCTCGCGTAACCGAACTCGCCAGAGTTTGGAACAGCGTCGGACGTCCACCTTCTGGCGAAGGTAGCTACAAAGAACTTGCGAGGGCCGTAACGTTAGCAGCGGAAACTCGGCCGCCTCGTTCACCTTTTGACTTCATCGGGCACGTTGCCATCGCCGGTCGGCTGGCCGTCGAGCAGCCAGCTGAGATTGAATCGGGCGACCTTGGAAGAACCTTCGCTTTCAAAGTGCAGGTAGATCCAGCCTTCGGTGGGGGTGCCGGGGCGGCCGGCGGTCAGCGACGAATAGGCGAACGAACCTTCGGTGACCAGCCGCTTAATGGGCCATGTCTTGCCGCCGTCAAAACTGGCCCAGACGGTTCCGTGGTGTCGCCCGTCGGGGCTGTCACAATTGCTGTAGACCAGGATGTCTTGGCCTTGGACGGGCAGTCGCACCAGACCGCCCATGCAACCGTAGTTGGTGTTTTGCGGTCCATCGGGCAGAACTTTGCAGATGTCGCTGTCCTGCCATGTCTGTCCGCCATCGTGACTGAACGCGACCCAGCGGCGCCGCGGGTTCTTGCCTTCCGGTGCCCAGTGCCGGCGCGAGTTGTAGTACAGCGTGCCGTCGGACAATTCGGCGATGGTGGCTTCGCCGGTGCCATTTTCGGGAAACGGTTCACTGGTTTGCCAGGTTTTGCCGCCGTCGTCGCTGTAGATCGCGTTGGTGAAGTGCGTGGGCCAGATGCTTTCCGGCCGGTTTCCCGCACCGTAATACCGCGTTGGACGAATCAAGCGACCTTTATGAGAACCATGCCGCAAGGTGATGCCATGCTCGTTCATATGCATTGAAGGCTTCCGACCTTCGCTATCGGGAACGATGGTGCTTTCGTGCGGCTGCCACGACTTTCCGTCGTCCGTGCTGCGATAAACGGTGATGGGGGCGGGGGGATGTTGGGTTTCGACGAACGCGAAAATGTCACCAGTCGTTTCATCGACGGTGGTGCCGCCACCATGGATGCCGGAGTTGGCGATCACAACTTCATCGTCCCAGGTTTGGCCACCGTCTTGGCTGCGGCGCGAGCGGATCAGCTGATGTCCCCAGGTCGCCAGAAGTGTGCCCTTGGTCGTGATCACAATGTTGGGAAATCGTCCGCCCTTGAAAACGGGTTGGATGTCAAGTTCGGCTTCGCTGACAAATGCGTCCAAACTGCCTTCGTGGGGAGTGTCCGCAGCGGTAAGCGAGGTCGTTAGCAGCAGGGCCAGTAGGAGGGAAGCGGTCAGTGGCAATGGGCGGGGCGTCATGGTGGGTATTCCTGAGAAATAATTTCCGTTGCTTCTTATGATTTGGGACACCAAATATAGTCCAACGCTACCAACGTTGCATAAGCTGCCTGCGTAGGACGTGAAATGGATTGCCGACGGATTCACTTCACTCTCCTTCTGGGAGAGTCGAGCGTCAGCGAGAAGGAGGCTTCAAGTTCCCATGTTGCAGCTATACGTTTCCCATCCTGAGCAGCTGATACGGCCGCGGTTGAATTGACCCGGCCGGGCAGTCCGATGACAATGGGCCGATCCGCCGTTGTTGCTGTTCACCCCGAGGAAAATCGCGTGAAATTCAAATCCCGCTGTCTTTGTTGCCCGAATTCACTGGCTACCCTGTCGCTCGCCCTGCTGGTTTGTTTATGGGGTAGCGTTGGTCCTGTGGGAAGCGCGGCCGGCCAAGACGCCGCCGTCGCGGCCCCCGAAAAGCCGAACATTCTGTGGATCACCAGCGAGGATAACGGCGTCTCCTGGGTCAGCTGCTACGGGGGCACGAATGTGCAAACGCCGGCCATCGACCAACTGGCCAGCGAAGGGTTTCGCTATACCCATTGCTTCGACAACGCGGCTGTCTGTGCACCAACGCGATCGTGCTGGATCACCGGCATGTACGGGATCTCCAACGGCACCCAGCCGATGCGCAGCCGCAATCTGATCCCACATGACCAGATCAAGTACTACCCGGATCTGCTGCGGCAAGCCGGCTACCACACCTCCAACCCTGGCAAAACGGACTACAACATCGGCGGGCGCCCCGATAAACAGTGTTGGGATTTCAAAGGTGGCAAGGGCACATCCGCTTTCGGTTGGAAATATCGCGAACCCGGACAGCCGTTTTTCGCGGTCGTTAACATCACGGACAGTCACGAAAGCCGTGCCCATGGTGACGTCGAGAACACGCAGCACGATCCCGCGAACATGAAATTGTTTGCCTACCATCCAGACCTGCCCGTGATTCGAAAGAACTATGCGAAGTACGCCGATGCGGTGGCCAACATGGATCGCCGGGTGGGAACCATTATCCAGGCGCTCAAGAAAGATGGTTTGTATGACGACACCATCATCATCTACAACTCCGATCACGGTGGTGTGATGGCGCGGAGTAAACGCTTTTTGTACTCCAGCGGCGTGCACTGCCCGTTGATTGTTCGCATTCCCGAGAAGTGGAAAGCGCTCTATCCCGCAGAACGACCGGGGATGACGGTTGACCGAATTGTAAGCTTCGTCGACATGCCGAAAACCTGGCTGAGTTTGGCGGGCGCGGAGATCCCGGATCAGTTCCAAGGTACGGTCTTTCTGGGCGATGGGGTCGAGCCACCGCCAAAGTACCACCTCGGCTTTCGTGAACGCGCCGACGAACGGCTGGACAACGTCCGTTTGATGCGGGACGAGCGGTACGCCTATCACAAGAACTACATGCCATATGCACCCGCCGGACAACATCTGGCGTATCTATGGAAAGCCCCCCTGACACCGGCGTGGGAACAACACCACCGCGATAGCAAGACGAACGCGATCACCGGGCGTTTCTTTGAGCCTCGCGTCTCGGAAGAGTTTTATGATAACGAGACGGACTTTGATAACGTGCATAATCTAATTCATGCACCGGAGCATCAAGCCAAGATCGTCGAACTCAAGGCGGCCTTGCGTGCCAAGCAGTTGGAGCTGCGTGATTCGGGCCTGATGCCCGAAGCGATGCGAGAGCGACGGGCGGCGGCTCATAACCTGACGATCTACGAAATGGTGCGGGATGAAACGCTGTATCCGCTGGAAACGTATTTGGACGCCGCGGATCTAGCTCTTGCTCGCGACAAAGCCAACTTGCGAGCTTTGGTGGCTCAAATGTCCAACGCCGATGAAGTCATGCGTTGGTGGGCGGTAGTCGGCATTCATCTATTGGATCAGGACGCCGCTCCCGCCGCCGACGTCCTGCTGGCCGCGCTGCAGGACGACGCACACGAAGTTCGTATGATGGCCGCTTGGACGCTGATCAAGATCGGCAAACCGGAGCCCGCTCTGAAGTGCCTCGATCAGTTGTTGTTCGAGGGTACGGAAAATGAAATCATGTTGAAAAACGTGATCGACTGGATCGGCCAGCCCGCCCTGCCGCTGGTTAAAAAGTACATTGAACAGGGCGGAACTCGACAGGGTCGCTACGGGATCGGGATTTTAGGCCGGATCGCCCAATTGCAGGGCTGGTGATGCAAATCCCGTTCGCTACCGCATTCCACCAGCCGTCACTTCGGACGTGAGAAATAAAACGGGGAAAGCCCAAAGACGGCCCGCCCTTGAAGCGTCTTCAGGCCAGTGATAACAGGATGATGGTTTAGCGATTGCGCCGGAATCTTGGGTGCGAGCAGTAGTCCTTGGCAGCCGTTAACGTATTCGCCTACGGCTGCGGGTCAAACGACTAAATTGACCAGCCTGATAAAGGGGCATGGGCTGCTCAGCTTGCCGATGGCGGCGGTTCCGGCAGCGGGAACAGCGGCCGAATTTCCACGGTTCCCTTTTTCGCCGGCGGCAGTCTGGCAGCGATCGCGATGGCTTCGTCCAGATCCTCCACGTCCAGGACGTAGTAGCCACCGAGCTGTTCGGTGGTTTCCGCGAAGGGACCGTCGGTGATTTGCCGTCGGCCTTCGCGCACTCGCACGCTGGTGGCCGTATCGACCGAATGCAACGGAGCCGAAGCGAGCAACTTGCTCTGCGATTGCAATTCCCGGCTGATCGCCATCGATTCAATCATACAAGCTTGACGTTCGTCTTCGGTCCACGAGTCTTCCTCGCCGTAGATCAATAGCATGTATTTCATTTTAGGCCCCTTCCTGTTTCGCAGCCAAGCGTTTGCCAAATGCGAGCCGGAAGACATCGGGTTGCCGCAGACCAAGGGCAATCCACGCAATGATGCCGACTTTAACCATCACGTCCTCGTCCCATCCTAGCTTACCGAACATTTCGGACTTGCCTTCCCACTGCGTAAACTTGCCGCTCGCACTGCCCACAATCAACAACAACGCGATCAGGATGCTCAAGACCCATCCGGTGATCCGCAATTTCTTAGACGTGTTCATTGGGGCCCTTCGTAGGCTTTCGTCATAGTATCGACATCCAGTTTGATCATTTGCGTCATCGCTTGCATCGCCCGCTGCGACTTTTCGGCATCTTCATCGCTGATCATTGCGAAG from Roseimaritima ulvae includes these protein-coding regions:
- a CDS encoding sulfatase-like hydrolase/transferase, producing the protein MKFKSRCLCCPNSLATLSLALLVCLWGSVGPVGSAAGQDAAVAAPEKPNILWITSEDNGVSWVSCYGGTNVQTPAIDQLASEGFRYTHCFDNAAVCAPTRSCWITGMYGISNGTQPMRSRNLIPHDQIKYYPDLLRQAGYHTSNPGKTDYNIGGRPDKQCWDFKGGKGTSAFGWKYREPGQPFFAVVNITDSHESRAHGDVENTQHDPANMKLFAYHPDLPVIRKNYAKYADAVANMDRRVGTIIQALKKDGLYDDTIIIYNSDHGGVMARSKRFLYSSGVHCPLIVRIPEKWKALYPAERPGMTVDRIVSFVDMPKTWLSLAGAEIPDQFQGTVFLGDGVEPPPKYHLGFRERADERLDNVRLMRDERYAYHKNYMPYAPAGQHLAYLWKAPLTPAWEQHHRDSKTNAITGRFFEPRVSEEFYDNETDFDNVHNLIHAPEHQAKIVELKAALRAKQLELRDSGLMPEAMRERRAAAHNLTIYEMVRDETLYPLETYLDAADLALARDKANLRALVAQMSNADEVMRWWAVVGIHLLDQDAAPAADVLLAALQDDAHEVRMMAAWTLIKIGKPEPALKCLDQLLFEGTENEIMLKNVIDWIGQPALPLVKKYIEQGGTRQGRYGIGILGRIAQLQGW
- a CDS encoding metallophosphoesterase, with the protein product MSRFVAVGDIHGCSQTLAKMLEILDLAPGDTLLSTGDLSSKGEDSRGVHEQLVQLEQRGIKLIVLLGNHELMLLALQRLAGAKIDLSGFPESIFRGADVSCLMRSNETWATLKSYGRDVADTRRFWAFRYDDPVKHFEAVAPLLESDEWRLPQDHLDLLSRCKTHYIARNCLFVHSGIRPQYIQMDSAERAVEAQISEDARELCWSREWLGQPPGFPELVVHGHTPLFYLYSFILDTTPWRDSDLVFKSTVYNGALNLDSGVFLDAGHLTAVEIPETGNPSELHFIRVPRLDPVCKDRLSYVNHM
- a CDS encoding YciI family protein, coding for MKYMLLIYGEEDSWTEDERQACMIESMAISRELQSQSKLLASAPLHSVDTATSVRVREGRRQITDGPFAETTEQLGGYYVLDVEDLDEAIAIAARLPPAKKGTVEIRPLFPLPEPPPSAS
- a CDS encoding sialidase family protein; translated protein: MTPRPLPLTASLLLALLLTTSLTAADTPHEGSLDAFVSEAELDIQPVFKGGRFPNIVITTKGTLLATWGHQLIRSRRSQDGGQTWDDEVVIANSGIHGGGTTVDETTGDIFAFVETQHPPAPITVYRSTDDGKSWQPHESTIVPDSEGRKPSMHMNEHGITLRHGSHKGRLIRPTRYYGAGNRPESIWPTHFTNAIYSDDGGKTWQTSEPFPENGTGEATIAELSDGTLYYNSRRHWAPEGKNPRRRWVAFSHDGGQTWQDSDICKVLPDGPQNTNYGCMGGLVRLPVQGQDILVYSNCDSPDGRHHGTVWASFDGGKTWPIKRLVTEGSFAYSSLTAGRPGTPTEGWIYLHFESEGSSKVARFNLSWLLDGQPTGDGNVPDEVKR